The Phaeacidiphilus oryzae TH49 region CATCCGGAGTACCCCGGCCGACCGGCGACACCGACTCCAGATGCCCCCATTCGATCAGCCGATGGCTGTGTCCCCACGGCGGGTCGCAGGTGGTGAGGGTCAGATAGCGGCCGGGCCGGGTGAAGCCGGACTCCACCGGGACCGGGTCGAGAACGTGGATGTCGGTGGGCAGGGTCAGGAACGGCTTCCGGTCGATCCGGTACACGTACCAGTCCGCGGCGTCCCGCAGCACCACCGCGTCCCCCGGCCGCAGCTCCGGGAAGTCGTTGAACGGGTTGCCGTACGTCCTGCGGTGGCCCGCCAGCGCGAAGTTGCCGCTGCCGCCGAGCGCGGCCGTCCCGGGGTAGTGGCCGATGCCCTTCTGGAGGTCCGGCACGCCCACCCCCTCGATGACGGGCTTCGCCCAGTCCTTTCCGAACCGCGGGATGTACAGCACGGCGAAGGCCGCCCCGGGCGGATAGGCGACGGGGGAGGCCGAGGCCGGAGCCGAGGGGGCGGCGGGCGAGGGGGAGGCGGCGGCCGCCTGGCCCATCTGCGGGCTGTCGGCCCCCGGGGCGGCCCGCTGCCACTGCTGGTTCAGCCGGCCCACCTCGTCCCGCATCGCGGAGTCCGCGGTGAAGCTGGTCCAGTAGAAGACGTACACGACCAGCAGCACCATCAACGCCCCTGCGGTGATGCAGAGTTCGACCACGGAACGTGCGAGTATCCGGCCCAGGCCCACGGACGGCTCCCTCCGGTCAGGGACCCACTGTGCATGCCGGAGGGTGAGGAGTCATCACCCATGGGCGAACTCATATCGGACACCGATCGGGGGACGCTTGCCGGACCCGCCCCGCCCGGCGATTCCACCGCGTATCCTTATCCCCCGCCGACCGAGGCAGGCACTACGCTAACCGTCGCCGACAGGCTTGCCGCGCAGTACAGCGACGCTTACCAGGAGAGGCTCCCGTGCCGAAGTCCCGCATCCGCAAGAAGGCCGACTACACGCCGCCGCCTGCACCCGCGGGAGCGGGCGCGGTCAAGCTCAAGTCGGGGCGGGGCTGGGTGGCCCCGCTGATGCTGGTCTTCTTCCTGATCGGCCTGGTCTGGATCGTCCTCTACTACGTCACCAGCGGGCAGTGGCCGGTGCAGGCCCTGGGCAACTGGAACATCGTCATCGGCTTCGGTTTCATCGCGGCCGGCTTCGGCGTCTCCACTCAGTGGAAGTGAGCGCCAGTTCGGTTGTCCACATGGTTATCCACAGTGGGGAAAAACTCTGACTATCTGTGGATAACTTTGCCGACGAAACTGCCCGTTTCGTTGTTTCTGCAGGTCAGCCAGTGATCCGCACGGTGCCCCACCAGGACACCAGAGCGACCAGGACCAGCACCCCGGCGACCGCGAGGGTCTCCATCCGGCGCCGCTTCGCCCGGGGCGCGTAGGCCATCGCGGCCGCCACCACCCCACCCGCCACCAGGCCGCCGACATGGGCCTGCCAGGCGACGTCCGGGATCGAGAAGGTCACCACCAGGTTGAAGACGATCAGGGCGACCAGCGGGCCCAGCGCGTAGCCCCGCCGACGGTAGAGCACCACCGAGGCGCCGATCAGTCCAAAGATCGCCCCCGAGGCACCCAGCGAGGGCTGGTTGGGCGCGGCCAGCAGCAGGCTGAGCGCGCTTCCGGCCAGCCCGGAGACCAGGAAGACGGCCAGATAGCGGGCCCGGCCCAGCATCCCCTCCAGCGGGGCGCCGATCCACCACAGGAGCAGCATGTTCGTCCCCAGGTGCCACGGGATCGGTGGGGACGAGACCTCGTGGAGGAAGACCGCGGTCAGCAGCCGGTAGCTCTGCCACGGCGAGGTCGCCACGCCCTGGACGCCCATCCCCGGAACGTACGCGCCGCCGAGCATGGTGAACCGGTCCACGAAGCCGCTGCCCAGGGCCAGTTCGAGCAGCCAGACCAGGACACAGACGCCGATCAGGGCGGTGGTCACCGGCGAGTCGCCCAGCGCGCCCACCCCGACCGCGCGACCGCCGTCGGTCGCACCGGAACCCAGCACCCCGCCGCGCGCCGCCCTGCCGGCGCCCCGCACACAGTCCGGGCACTGGAAGCCGACCGAGGCGCTGATCATGCACTCGGGGCAGATCGGGCGTCCGCAGCGGGTGCAGCGCACTCCCGCCGGGCGATCCGGGTGGCGGGCGCAGCGGACCACCTCGGAGCCCTCCCCTGACCCGCCCTCGGGCCGGTTCTCAGGCCGGTTCTCAGGCCCGCCCTCGGGCCCGCTCTCGATCCCCACTGGAATCCCGTCCGCTCGTCCGCAGGTCGTGCAACGAACACGCGGGGTGCCGACCGCCCGCTGCCCACGCGTCTCCGGGGCCGGCGGCAGGCACCCCTGCACGGCGTGCTCAAGCGTGCTCAGACGTGCTCAGACATCCTCAAGCCTGATCAGCCGCGGCTGATCTCCACCGACTCGATGACAACGTCCTCGGCCGGCACATCGTTCCGGCCGGTCTTCACCGCGGCGATCTCGTCCACGACCTTCTTGCCGGCCTCGTCCGCGACCTCGCCGAAGATGGTGTGGCGGCGGTTCAGCCAGGTGGTGGGCTCGACGGTGATGAAGAACTGCGAGCCGTTGGTGCCCGGACCGGCGTTGGCCATCGCCAGCAGGTACGGACGGTCGAAGGACAGGTCCGGGTGGAACTCGTCCTCGAAGGCGTAGCCCGGGCCACCGGTGCCCAGGCCCAGCGGGTCGCCGCCCTGGATCATGAAGCCGGCGATCACCCGGTGGAACTTGGTGCCGTCGTACAGCCGGTCGGTGGTCCGCCTACCGGTCGCCGGGTGGGTCCACTCACGGGCGCCCTCGGCGAGCTCGGTGAAGTTGCGCACCGTCTTGGGCGCGTGGTCCGGGAACAGCTTGACCTTGATGTCCCCGTGATTGGTCTTGAGAGTGGCGAAAAGTTCCTCGGCCACGATGAGCCTTCCTGGGTGCCTACACAACTGACATGAGGAATACTCCCACGCCCTGTGGAAAGCGGACCAAAGAGAGCAGGATGCGTCTCGGAGTCCGCCCCGTCGGCGGCCGGCCGCTGTGCTGACCCGCAGTCAGCAGCGTTCACCGCCCGGGCTATCCCGAGGTGCCCTGTCGGCAACGAGCCGGAATGATCCAGGAGTGGCTCCGAGAGACACCGCAGCCGCCGAGGAGGAGGTTCAAGGTGACCCGCATTGATGCGGTCAAGGAGGCCGCGGGGCGCGCCAAGGGGCAGCTGGCCCCGTACGCGGCCAGCGCCGCCGAGGCCGCCGCGCACTACACCGGTCAGGCCAGGGAGCGCATCGCCGAGCCGCTCGGCCGGCAGCTTGAGCAGAACGTACGCCCCCAGGCGCGGCAGGCGGCCCAGAACAGCGCCAGGCACCTGGAGGAGCTCCGGCACTCCGCCCTGCAGGCCGGCCGGGAGCTGCCGCAGCGGATGGAGCCGCTGCTGGAGGAGGCGGCCGTAGAGGCCCGGCGGGCCGCCCGGCGCACCCGTTCCGCCGTGGCGGAGGCCCGCGGGGCGGCCGTGCAGGCGGCCGCGCCGGTCGCCCACGAGGCCCAGGCCCGCAGCGGCGCCGCGCTGGCCGCGCTGCGCGGACAGGTGCGCGCGGAGGACGTGCAGGCGCTCGCCCGCAAGGAGGCCAAGCGCCGCAGCGGCGGACGCCGGGCCCGCCGGCTGCTGCTGGTGGGTGCGGTCGCCGCGGCGGGCGGTGCCGCCTGGCTCTGGTGGCGGCGGCAGTCCAGCCCGGACTGGCTGGTCGAGCCGGCCGCCCCGGTGAGCCCGGCCCCGCGCCGGGCGCCGGCCGGGGCCACGGCCACCGCCGAGGAGCTCAGCCCGGAGGCCGAGCTGCTGGAGAAGGAGAAGCAGGCCGAGGAGGCCGAGGCCCGGCACAGCGGCCGGGACGGGGACTCCTGAGGGCCCCGGACAGGGGAGAAGCCGGGCGCGAGATCGCGCCCGGCTTCTCCTCCGCTGGGATCTGTGGAGCCTAGGGGAGTCGAACCCCTGACATCCGCCATGCAAAGACGGCGCTCTACCAACTGAGCTAAGGCCCCGCGAGCGGTCCTCCGACCGCCGGGCACCAGGGTACCTGTTCCGGGGGGCGCCCCCGTTGCGGAGGGGGGCGCACGGCTGTCGGAACGTCAGCGGCCGGACGGCACCGGGTCGGTGGCCTCGGTCCACAGGTCCTGCTCGGCGCGGTCCGCCTGCACCTGCCGGTACACGAAGTACCCGCCGAGTGCGGCCAGGACAATCAGGAGAAGCTTCTTCACCGCGCGACCTCGTCCTTCTCGCGTCATTGTGGCGACCGGCCCAGGGCCTGATCGCCGCCCGTGCGGCCGATGATACACACCCGTGACCTCGGCCCGGACGCGCCCTACCCGGCCCCTTCCACGACGAAGCCCCGGACGGTGATCCGTCCGGGGCTTCGCAGGCGGTGGGCCTAACAGGACTTGAACCTGTGGCCTCTTCCTTATCAGGGAAGCGCTCTAACCGTCTGAGCTATAGGCCCGCGCTGCGCTCCAAACATTAGCGCACCGGCCCGGGTCTGCCCAAATCCGTTCCCGGCGGACGGCCGGGAGCGATCGGGGGTGCGGCCCGGGCCGGAGGCCGGACCGGTCAGTCCTCCTCGGCGAGGGTGACCTCGACGCCGCCGGAGTACTCGGCGCAGATGTTGTAGATGAACGCGCCCAGCGTGGCCAGCGCGGTCACCAGCACGATCTCCACCGCCGCGACCACCAGCGTGAAGAGGAAGACGTTCCCGAAGGACAGGTACGACTCCAGGTTGAAGCCCCCGCCGCTGCTGGAGCCGGTGGCGTCCGAGATGGTGCCGCCGAGCGAGGAGAACACCCCGGCCGCGTCCAGCACCAGCCAGAGGAGGCTGACCGCCACGACGGTGATCACACCGGCCGCGATGGCCAGCAGGAACCCGGTCTTCATCACCGACCACGGGTCCGCCCTGGCGATCCGCAGCCGCGCCCGCCGGGCCCGCCCGGACGGCGCCGCCGCCGGCTCGGCCGGCTCGGCCGTCGCGCCG contains the following coding sequences:
- a CDS encoding class E sortase, which encodes MVELCITAGALMVLLVVYVFYWTSFTADSAMRDEVGRLNQQWQRAAPGADSPQMGQAAAASPSPAAPSAPASASPVAYPPGAAFAVLYIPRFGKDWAKPVIEGVGVPDLQKGIGHYPGTAALGGSGNFALAGHRRTYGNPFNDFPELRPGDAVVLRDAADWYVYRIDRKPFLTLPTDIHVLDPVPVESGFTRPGRYLTLTTCDPPWGHSHRLIEWGHLESVSPVGRGTPDALK
- a CDS encoding DUF5324 family protein; translation: MTRIDAVKEAAGRAKGQLAPYAASAAEAAAHYTGQARERIAEPLGRQLEQNVRPQARQAAQNSARHLEELRHSALQAGRELPQRMEPLLEEAAVEARRAARRTRSAVAEARGAAVQAAAPVAHEAQARSGAALAALRGQVRAEDVQALARKEAKRRSGGRRARRLLLVGAVAAAGGAAWLWWRRQSSPDWLVEPAAPVSPAPRRAPAGATATAEELSPEAELLEKEKQAEEAEARHSGRDGDS
- a CDS encoding DUF3566 domain-containing protein; translation: MPAVSGAAGAPGASGYPQGGQPGGGPQSGYSQPTTYQKGGGPTAGRGQRQRPGGRGGGSGSGAGRGGRVAEAVRRAAAPGATAEPAEPAAAPSGRARRARLRIARADPWSVMKTGFLLAIAAGVITVVAVSLLWLVLDAAGVFSSLGGTISDATGSSSGGGFNLESYLSFGNVFLFTLVVAAVEIVLVTALATLGAFIYNICAEYSGGVEVTLAEED
- the crgA gene encoding cell division protein CrgA; the protein is MPKSRIRKKADYTPPPAPAGAGAVKLKSGRGWVAPLMLVFFLIGLVWIVLYYVTSGQWPVQALGNWNIVIGFGFIAAGFGVSTQWK
- a CDS encoding DLW-39 family protein; its protein translation is MKKLLLIVLAALGGYFVYRQVQADRAEQDLWTEATDPVPSGR
- a CDS encoding rhomboid family intramembrane serine protease; protein product: MESGPEGGPENRPENRPEGGSGEGSEVVRCARHPDRPAGVRCTRCGRPICPECMISASVGFQCPDCVRGAGRAARGGVLGSGATDGGRAVGVGALGDSPVTTALIGVCVLVWLLELALGSGFVDRFTMLGGAYVPGMGVQGVATSPWQSYRLLTAVFLHEVSSPPIPWHLGTNMLLLWWIGAPLEGMLGRARYLAVFLVSGLAGSALSLLLAAPNQPSLGASGAIFGLIGASVVLYRRRGYALGPLVALIVFNLVVTFSIPDVAWQAHVGGLVAGGVVAAAMAYAPRAKRRRMETLAVAGVLVLVALVSWWGTVRITG
- a CDS encoding peptidylprolyl isomerase, with the protein product MAEELFATLKTNHGDIKVKLFPDHAPKTVRNFTELAEGAREWTHPATGRRTTDRLYDGTKFHRVIAGFMIQGGDPLGLGTGGPGYAFEDEFHPDLSFDRPYLLAMANAGPGTNGSQFFITVEPTTWLNRRHTIFGEVADEAGKKVVDEIAAVKTGRNDVPAEDVVIESVEISRG